In the genome of Caenorhabditis elegans chromosome IV, the window AtgtatatgaaaaattatcatATACTCTCAAAATACTCCGGAGTACTAtttcaatgtttaatttcccttaaaaacaacaatttcaattttggaataaaaatttcctattgaaaaaaataataattccgTACTTACTATGTCATATTGTTTTAAGGTTGTATTTTTTGACTTAGTACATATGCAAACTTGGTCATTAAGAGTTCAAGACTACAATAGAGACAATGACTGAAttcaaatcgaattttcaaaacgtttattGGTCGCCTGAAAACCCAACCTTGTTACCTATTTAGTCtctgtcatttttttgctcaaaaattctgaatttgaaaTCTGTTATTCTACAACCCACAATAAAAAGACAAATCGTTTTTGACTCTTTGCTCCCCTTTTTCAATACATACCAAAGAAAAAGGTCTTCTCggtcatttgttttttctgctgcctatttttttttacatgtGACCTAATTTGTGGCATATATATCTTAAAGTCGTTTGAAGAAAAggaccaacttttttttcgttgctCTTCTTGACCCATCGCGGCGTCATTTTTTTGGTGACTGGGTGCTGGTGGATGAGGGCGCGAACTCcctggagaagaagaagactgTTGCTGACAAAAAAGCCATTTTATTGTCAACTTGTTGCTCTTTCTCTATACCAAAAATgaagagagagtgagagatCCTCCAACTCGTCGCAAAGAAGTTTCTTTTTCGGACAAACTGACACCCAGCTACGCAAAAAAGAGAAGCGGAAGAGAATGGAAAAGGCGGGCGGGAACCGGAAAACGGAGAGTTTCCTCCAAAAAGTTTATGAgtcgaaaaaagaaagacgGGTTAACGTCATCATAGATTAGAGACAATACTTGactatttctaaaattttaattttctgtccTTGAAATTATTAGAGGCAATGATTTTTGTGGAAGGCTCCCCTTATTCCTTAAAACTTCCTCGGTCGACAAGCTCATCCATCACCTCCGTCAAACTTTGGaactaaaatttcagtgtttttggtagttttgcagccaatattttttctttagcaataggaattgaagtttttcaccCAAACGAATTTTCTCTTACAGTCAAAATTTGGAAGCGCATGTTTTAGATTTTGTTAAAACTATTCACTCCCAAGGTTGATCCAATATTCTCTCAAAACAGATGGTGTGAAATTTTATAACCAAATTTTGTCAGTTATATTCACATTTGCTCAATTCTCCTTCAGCTGAAGAAGTTTACTTCTCGTTTCTCCCGTTCAAAAACCCATAAACCGCCGCCGTTTATCGTTCTCTTGTTCTTTTTACAAAGATTCTCTCatctttttgctcttttctatTCTCggatcattttcaatttctcagtGTGTTGGAATGACGTTAAGCTCATTTCTATGTAATGCGGGTAAACTTGTCAAATGCGTTCGAAGAGCAATTTCCATTCGTGATCAAGCAGCCGAAGATCAATGTATTGATGATTGTAATAATAATCATTGCGTCGTGACTCATGAACCAACATgctcaaaatatatttatggtatttttttactgtttcaatttcttaattttaacaaatcagctctcaaaaatatgatccgttcagagaaaaaactttatgcgaaaaattgtcaataaaTAAGAAAACGGTGAAGTTTGAAAAGTGTATATGTTAAATTGCTCAGCTTTtgagctttgaaaaaaaaatttcactaatttttgataaatattattGATAGTACTGGGTCCATGTGACTTTTGGGACAAAATATGGACAAAATATGATGAGGCTTCATGATGGTAGTGGGATCCCATTATTCATAATTAAAGATagaatttgaataattatgGAACccttattttgattttccgttaaatcaattttattttccaggaACCCATCCAATGTCCGGTGCTGAACCATGTAGcccaacaaaaaaggaaaagcatCGATtcgaaatcacaaaaaaacttggCTCCGGAACATACGGAAAAGTATCGTTGGCATATGATCACAAGTTCGATCGAGAGGTtcgtgttctttttttttatttattcgtccattttttaaacatttggcATATTCTCAAAGACGTCAATCTACTTTTTATTGTCGTCGATTTTACGTCTCTTGGGATCGAATAAGATCCATTTCTCGTTCTTCTTTTTGGGTGggaacgagaaaaaaattaaataaaatctgaCAGAGAATGAAAGTTTTGAGATCTTGAAGATGtttgataaaaatagaaaccaaaataaattcaattttaggtTGCTGtcaaattgatcaaaaaaagCGCAATTGAAAGCAAAGCTGACTTGGTTCGAATTCGAAGGGAAATTCGTATTATGAGTGCATTAAACCATCCAAATATTATTCAGATTTATGAAGGTACACAATATAAATGAGACTATTAAATTATATAAGATTTCAGTGTTTGAAAACAAAGATAAAATTATTCTCGTAATGGAGTACTCTAGCGGTGGAGAATTGTATGATTATGTCTCCAGATGTGGATCTCTTCCGGAAGCAGAAGCTCGTCGTATATTCCGACAAATCACTTCTGCAGTCCTTTATTGCCATAAACATCGGGTTGCTCACAGAGATTTAAAATTGGAGAACATTCTTTTAGATCAAAAtaataatgcaaaaattgccgattttggTTTGTCCAATTATTTCGCCGATAAGGTGAGGATTTTAGTTTGATGGATAtccaattttaataaaatttttagaatcttcTGACAACATTCTGTGGAAGTCCATTGTATGCATCTCCAGAAATTATCAACGGAACACCATATAAAGGTCCAGAAGTTGATTGTTGGTCACTTGGAATTCTTCTCTATACTTTAGTTTATGGAAGTATGCCTTTTGATGGAAGAGACTTTAATCGAATGGTCAGGCAAATCAAAAGAGGAGCCTATTTTGAGCCAGAGACACCGTCAAGTaagtgattaaaaaaatgtctatcagaaaaaatttcaaataatcagCAAAAACAGCAAGCTATGACATGGTTAAACATTACGGTAATTCTAAtttagttcaattttcagcggcATCAATGTTAATCCGAAACATGCTTCGAGTAAACCCGGAGAGAAGAGCCACCATTTTTGACATTGCATCCCATTGGTGGCTGAATCTTGAAGAAAATATGCCTGTGATTCAAGAACttcctgaaaatcaaattatcgATCACACTCCTTTAACGGAAAGAGAAGAGACAATGATAGTACAAGATCTCGCTGATGAACAAGACGTTTTCATGGAATTCGGGCATCTTTCATCAGAGACTCGTCGCAAGATTGAAGACTTCAGAATACGAAGAAAAGAGGCTGAGGAGTTTAATGATAATTCACCGGTGAAACCTCCAAAAGCAAGGAAAACTGATGAAttaactggaaaaatttcgaaagaaCAACCGGAAGAGATGAAGTCTGCTGAAAAATCTCTGAGAGGAGTAAAAGAGGAGAAAGAAAAACCGAAAGTTGTTGATCCGAATGATCCACTGGAAAGACTCagacaaattgaaaatcgattggGACAAAATAAGAAAGACAAAGAGGTTTGattatttattgtttaaaaatgaattagtACATAACTGGTAAATGTTAATTTGGCAGTAACCTGTATGGATAAAATGAGACAATGCTCCcaaagaaaatcattttctcattGCATCATGACAATCTTGAATACATTTAAGTGATGtagtttttaactgaattgAAGTATATTCTGGATGTTGTCGCATTGTGTCCAAATAACTTTCTGCACACTGTTCTGCACAggtcatctgaaaaattagttagAGATAGATAATTTAATTTGCTTGTTTACCTCTGGCCAAACGATCGAGATCATTGCCAAAAGAATCAAAAGTGATAAAACTGTAGACTTCATCTTTGCAAGGGTCAGCGAATACGTAGGCCGATTATACGGAAGTGGTTGGAGGAGATCACACGCTACAAATCATGCAATTTTTGTACTCGACTGTATTTATAGAAATGATCTTTAAAATAAGAATAGAAAAGTGATACGGTATCAACTTTATCATGTAATGATGATATTGGATTATTTCGAAGTAAAGAAATTATGTAgcttttttaatgaaaaaaataattttaaaaaatagtcgAACTGCGCTTCTAATCGTAAGGCCTGCCAGGAATTTATACTAGGCGATTAAACTGATCTCTTCCTCAAATTGTCACCCTTTTTGTGAGGAAATACATACAAACAGAAACTAGACATAAATCAAGGTATTACTTTCAAAATGATCCTCACTTGAACCCGACAATATCGTCATTACACATAGTAATCGAGATCGGTCGTAGTGGTTTTTGCAGATTTCAAAATAGAACGGGTCAATTTATGATTCACActgtttgttaattttcaggcaGCAAAAACATCCGCCCGcgttgaaacagtaaaacttAAAGAGGTGAAGAAAGAAAAGTCTCCAGAGCAACAACCAGAAGATCCGAAAACTGCAAGAGGGTGAGTGGTTTTGATGTTTTTAAGAGAGGGATGACCGTTTAAGCAGGTGTTTTATTTGATTGGGGAATACGAAAAAGTCATGTAGTCTATGCGTGATACGGGAACTTTGAGCTCAAGTTGAAAATGTATGAGGCTTATTATTGAGTGAGATGTTAAACAAtccattttgcaaaaaaaaactgaaggaCTATAATACTATagtatattcaaaaaaaactcgcTCAAAAAAGACagcaaaaatcttgaaattgaaaagcaaaacaagcaataattattatttggcagattttggaaaaaatattctgacACCTAAACTTAGAAGAAATATCATCTTGACcacaattttgaacaaattcttGAAGCACTAAAAGTAAAGGTTACAATTCcaaattaaagttttattctgatccaaatcaatttaaaattaaacaaattttaaaattttcgataagtTGCttagaaaatgtagaaatagAGATTTGGTATATACTACATTACTTTAAGAAACCAAACATTCGAAACccttttctttcaattttgtgaCTTATGGTGCTTACAAATACGACTgagcacaaaattttgaaattctgatgAATGCTACATATTCACGTCAGATGTATAATAAGCATGAGATTCATCTATTCGATTTTCTAACATCTattcgattttctaaaaataaaagaattgttgtaaacttttttaaactaaagTATCGTTTACAAATCAAGCAGCGTTGTTCTCCACATTATGAGCTAGCTGTTGAACTATATGATCTTGAAAGAATACTTGAATTCAACGACTTCTAGAACGAACTCATGTCGGGTACACACTACTTTTGtaccgaaaaataaaaatatctgGTACATTGTAGAATTTAAAGTATGGAACTGAACAATTGATTGTTTTTATAGTTGAACATCGATTTTGAAATAGGTGTCAAATGATGGGTTGAAAGGGGAAAAGGTGGGAGTGAGAACCGATCATGCGAAGGCACATTTACTAGAAACAAAAATGGACTCAATCGTCCGCTAAATAGAGATTACAGTTTTTTCGAGTCTCTTTCATGTCCGATACACTTTGATCCCTTTTAACGATGGCCTTGttcaagtttttaagttttgtaaTAGCCAACAACAGAAGTGAATATTGTGTGTGGGAGAGAAAAGGACGGACAGCGCAAAAAATAGCTGTTGCTATACGGAATGTCTGTTTTTGAGAGGAAGAGAAACACACCTCAAAGGATAGAGACTTCTTTTCGGGTGGTTACCTGGATACGGGATTAAAGAGGAAAATGAACTTGTGAACATACGACTTTTTGATACctaaaacaagaaattttcagaacatcaaAACCAGCTGATTCTCGTGCTCCATCATTCGTTCCAGTTAAGGATCGTCCAGAAACTTCTGAACCTGAAAGACCACGTACTCGTCCACATTTGACTGCAAGTGCCTACAGAATTGAAACGGATTCTTTGAATATGTTGATGAATCAAGTACTCGAACAAATGGAAAAAGGACCAGtcaatttgaatattattgcAAGAATCAAAGCCCATCCACTATATGACACAAGGCCAATGGTGAAAGAACTTTTGGAAAGTATTATTGCTGCTCAGCCAGAGCCCGTGCAAAAGCAGACTAGCAAAGTGGTCGAGCAACAGGTAATTTCATTAAGCTACAACAAATAAAAGTTCACTTTACTGGAAGTCTTGCGATAACTAAACGaatcaatataaaaaatataaactttttatttgcaaGAATCCttattcaattattaaaaaaaaacaaaatattaaaagaaaaattgctaATTATAAAAGTTCAGTAAAGCGTAACTTTTTGCTTTCCAAATGCACTTCTCAATAAACTCCCGCACAAAAATCAAACCTTTGCACTTGACCTAGATAACATGAAAGCTATGATTTTCTAACACTTTTCAGACATTCTCCCGCCAAAATACACTGACGAGAAAGAAGAAAGAGGATCCATTAGAAGAGGAGATCCCAGAAGTTCCATCACCTTCACGAAAGATGAAGGAGAGACCATGGCATTCTGTAGAGGTGTGCATGAAGAATGAATCAGTGCATTGTAGATACATAATTCCTTAAGAatgattcttttttcaaaattcctattATCCTGTGAATGTTTTCAGGTTGGATTTGATCCTGACGAGGAACCAGAGCATGATCGCATGCAGGAATCAATTGCCAGCAATGCAACAGAAGTTACTGTACAAGATACTTCCTTTGAAGATGATAGTTCTGATGAAGAAGAGAGAAAGAAGACGCCAGTTGCATCAACACCAAAGACTCCAGTTctaattgttgaaaaacaagaaagcTCAACGAATGCGGAAGATGAAGAAAGTGATGAAGGAGATGATTATAGTGATGCTGAAATGGAGGAATTAGCTGATGAAGTTGACAAGAAAGGACCGTCAGATTCTAAACTCGCTCCAGTTGTGGAGAATCTCGAAGCTAATCCGCCACCAGATCCATCAAGTTCACCTCAATTCCTTGATGCATTTGATAGAGGTCTCATTAAGAGACAAAGTAAAGGAAAATATCAGGTAAAtgacttcaatttttaaattgtttcctTTATGATATTTTGGAAGCGAGAAGGCAAAGTAAacacattttgaatatttgctttcacttccaaaaaatccttGCAATCCCATTTggaatgttttcttttcatttttctgcttcttcttcccATTCCACTTCTCCTCTTAACTACCACTCTATCTCGTTTATTTAGCACACTCTCATCAATAATTATGGTCGTGGTGTGTCAACGGAATGTGAATCTCCAACACAGCAACGAAAGTTCTTTGGTGGTCCTCAACCTTCTGCAGAGCTGTCACCTTTCCTCTTTGACaaagcatgttttttttcactttttactGCACTGTATCGTTGACATTTTGGAACATTGATATTTTAGATTTAGAACTAACCGGCTTTTGATTTAGGCAAAGGAAATTCTTCAAACATACCCTAACAATAAATTGGATGCTCGTGGAATTGATGTTGAGTTGAGACGGAAATTAAGAATGGAGAAGGTGAAAGCTGATCTTCTGAAACAGCCGAAAGACGGAGATAAACCTAGAAATTCGTGAGTTCAACTATGAAAATAGTTGAAATGAATATTAATTTAAGATACGTTGGCAGTGTACCACCTCGTTCACCTCCTCCGATCGTTGTCAAGTCAGATGGAGAAGAGCTTGAtgatgaggaagaagaagaagaggatgaGGAAGAGATTGAGGAGACTGATTCTGAAGAAGGATCTGACTTTGAGAATTTCAAACCAAAGCGTCCAATTATTGCTGCAGTTCGACGAGATGATGGTGGTAAGTATATCTCATTGATCCTTCTGTGCATCTTACTTCTTGTCTCTGAACTCTAACCCATTTGCTTCTAATTCTCAGCTGTGGTGCCAGTGATTCATCAAACTACTCGACCTGCTGTTGTTTCTCCAAACTCTCAAAATCCACGTTATCAAGTTGCTTCACCAAAAACTTCGACGGTGATTCAGGCGACTCCAGGTGTGTACTTCTTGCTATTCAAAACCCAATTCTCaccaaaagttttattttcagtttcagtttAGTGGTTTAGTTGTATAACAATCTAATTTAGAGGTTCTTAGTTAAACATGAAACGGATGcattgtttcagaaaaagtacCGGTAGCAGGAACATCTGCCAAATATCTTGTCACGGTTGCTGAATTGAAGCTGAAGCCTACGGACAAGAAGGAGGAAGCTCAATTGAAGGAGCAATTGAAGGACAGTGAGATCAATAGTGAAAGAAAGTAAGTAATCCTTGAAGTAGAAACCCCACTGTTACTTACATAGagcaaaaacaataaaaatgttattttcaaatttaaaaatactcAAATTAGGAGCAGTCatacattttgaataatagtgatttcatcagaaatttgttttaagtttttcctCAAACACGAAATTTATGTTATTCCCAAAGTATTCTGAGTTTTCTCTCCAGAACCTCACAAACAAACCTTCTATTCCGTCCGTCTGCCTATAGGGAATCGGATTTGTATCGCAGGATAAACGCGTcagttttccatatttttgtgTAGAACTTATCCAATTTATATGCTTTTTTTGGTTCAGTGATTGTGGTTGTGATTGTTTCA includes:
- the unc-82 gene encoding Protein kinase domain-containing protein (Confirmed by transcript evidence), with the protein product MPVGNSGSRSGRLARISQSNIRPFGSNGGGATNSYGPGTHPMSGAEPCSPTKKEKHRFEITKKLGSGTYGKVSLAYDHKFDREVAVKLIKKSAIESKADLVRIRREIRIMSALNHPNIIQIYEVFENKDKIILVMEYSSGGELYDYVSRCGSLPEAEARRIFRQITSAVLYCHKHRVAHRDLKLENILLDQNNNAKIADFGLSNYFADKNLLTTFCGSPLYASPEIINGTPYKGPEVDCWSLGILLYTLVYGSMPFDGRDFNRMVRQIKRGAYFEPETPSTASMLIRNMLRVNPERRATIFDIASHWWLNLEENMPVIQELPENQIIDHTPLTEREETMIVQDLADEQDVFMEFGHLSSETRRKIEDFRIRRKEAEEFNDNSPVKPPKARKTDELTGKISKEQPEEMKSAEKSLRGVKEEKEKPKVVDPNDPLERLRQIENRLGQNKKDKEAAKTSARVETVKLKEVKKEKSPEQQPEDPKTARGTSKPADSRAPSFVPVKDRPETSEPERPRTRPHLTASAYRIETDSLNMLMNQVLEQMEKGPVNLNIIARIKAHPLYDTRPMVKELLESIIAAQPEPVQKQTSKVVEQQTFSRQNTLTRKKKEDPLEEEIPEVPSPSRKMKERPWHSVEVGFDPDEEPEHDRMQESIASNATEVTVQDTSFEDDSSDEEERKKTPVASTPKTPVLIVEKQESSTNAEDEESDEGDDYSDAEMEELADEVDKKGPSDSKLAPVVENLEANPPPDPSSSPQFLDAFDRGLIKRQSKGKYQHTLINNYGRGVSTECESPTQQRKFFGGPQPSAELSPFLFDKAKEILQTYPNNKLDARGIDVELRRKLRMEKVKADLLKQPKDGDKPRNSYVGSVPPRSPPPIVVKSDGEELDDEEEEEEDEEEIEETDSEEGSDFENFKPKRPIIAAVRRDDGAVVPVIHQTTRPAVVSPNSQNPRYQVASPKTSTVIQATPEKVPVAGTSAKYLVTVAELKLKPTDKKEEAQLKEQLKDSEINSERKTSQTNLLFRPSAYRESDLYRRINAVTKGAAPSTISQDSDGKDTFESASAYIRRKNRERRQRNRTIGTAEEALRALERPSVDPYDDRAFSPLSTDPFYSHHSSGSAAPSALGYVRPRYHDDSYRTHRDSDYRPMSPTSRYTAAVTRDDRGKSTSYDPHETTRPSYDRGYITSSNASPSYTRKFEHEQPTLNSWANDRKFEVYKTRAERDAERNTYHPTGTTGASSYRPSSYYTSASDRPVTGLRRPEESYTSSTNYGRYDGRSTTPSNDQYAISTALAENQASSMNNRFRPTARRVASAMTDADRRNYHRSRSMDRNKVDYEYGSNLLNRLTTPDSHGDYSYVNYHDSSNGRSNITLEKDGQPRSILKNKQSADIEPRVESSYEPSNGVRSVFERLRRHLSLEKSVSPQRQNTSFYGRQLRVASVGPHSRNIDSTSSALDNPKKKRSLLSFNRRKTSEVRMGADGKLVTNGYDSTPSSRDFKRPSSPIDRIKSLFRKNESSGTGHSDYYNSSRNYTSSNPVSTTREPYVAQYRKYPGSTSRDTSSALNRYSYTPGLTDQRRHWYDDPNIY
- the unc-82 gene encoding Protein kinase domain-containing protein (Confirmed by transcript evidence) codes for the protein MSSKKRYGTYGRAITSPALLSSSVGWTRPDVTSQIDRLRSQATSVVSSPPPHEYAVPHAFSGSSNGTNASRPPADPKQPQRSRAERLRHRISERRTNAYMIPPSSTTGKDPAIDALMNKYLNKSKENLDEGRKSRESSRAQELLARTNREMSPTIDSLMKRYGNNNSSAHRIKDSTVSRRESMEIQDNENSRSLDNKSCREARLSGSDVRIKWEVTNTEVKPTSSVKRFSVIIDPTGGRMPVGNSGSRSGRLARISQSNIRPFGSNGGGATNSYGPGTHPMSGAEPCSPTKKEKHRFEITKKLGSGTYGKVSLAYDHKFDREVAVKLIKKSAIESKADLVRIRREIRIMSALNHPNIIQIYEVFENKDKIILVMEYSSGGELYDYVSRCGSLPEAEARRIFRQITSAVLYCHKHRVAHRDLKLENILLDQNNNAKIADFGLSNYFADKNLLTTFCGSPLYASPEIINGTPYKGPEVDCWSLGILLYTLVYGSMPFDGRDFNRMVRQIKRGAYFEPETPSTASMLIRNMLRVNPERRATIFDIASHWWLNLEENMPVIQELPENQIIDHTPLTEREETMIVQDLADEQDVFMEFGHLSSETRRKIEDFRIRRKEAEEFNDNSPVKPPKARKTDELTGKISKEQPEEMKSAEKSLRGVKEEKEKPKVVDPNDPLERLRQIENRLGQNKKDKEAAKTSARVETVKLKEVKKEKSPEQQPEDPKTARGTSKPADSRAPSFVPVKDRPETSEPERPRTRPHLTASAYRIETDSLNMLMNQVLEQMEKGPVNLNIIARIKAHPLYDTRPMVKELLESIIAAQPEPVQKQTSKVVEQQTFSRQNTLTRKKKEDPLEEEIPEVPSPSRKMKERPWHSVEVGFDPDEEPEHDRMQESIASNATEVTVQDTSFEDDSSDEEERKKTPVASTPKTPVLIVEKQESSTNAEDEESDEGDDYSDAEMEELADEVDKKGPSDSKLAPVVENLEANPPPDPSSSPQFLDAFDRGLIKRQSKGKYQHTLINNYGRGVSTECESPTQQRKFFGGPQPSAELSPFLFDKAKEILQTYPNNKLDARGIDVELRRKLRMEKVKADLLKQPKDGDKPRNSYVGSVPPRSPPPIVVKSDGEELDDEEEEEEDEEEIEETDSEEGSDFENFKPKRPIIAAVRRDDGAVVPVIHQTTRPAVVSPNSQNPRYQVASPKTSTVIQATPEKVPVAGTSAKYLVTVAELKLKPTDKKEEAQLKEQLKDSEINSERKVTKGAAPSTISQDSDGKDTFESASAYIRRKNRERRQRNRTIGTAEEALRALERPSVDPYDDRAFSPLSTDPFYSHHSSGSAAPSALGYVRPRYHDDSYRTHRDSDYRPMSPTSRYTAAVTRDDRGKSTSYDPHETTRPSYDRGYITSSNASPSYTRKFEHEQPTLNSWANDRKFEVYKTRAERDAERNTYHPTGTTGASSYRPSSYYTSASDRPVTGLRRPEESYTSSTNYGRYDGRSTTPSNDQYAISTALAENQASSMNNRFRPTARRVASAMTDADRRNYHRSRSMDRNKVDYEYGSNLLNRLTTPDSHGDYSYVNYHDSSNGRSNITLEKDGQPRSILKNKQSADIEPRVESSYEPSNGVRSVFERLRRHLSLEKSVSPQRQNTSFYGRQLRVASVGPHSRNIDSTSSALDNPKKKRSLLSFNRRKTSEVRMGADGKLVTNGYDSTPSSRDFKRPSSPIDRIKSLFRKNESSGTGHSDYYNSSRNYTSSNPVSTTREPYVAQYRKYPGSTSRDTSSALNRYSYTPGLTDQRRHWYDDPNIY
- the unc-82 gene encoding Protein kinase domain-containing protein (Confirmed by transcript evidence), which encodes MPVGNSGSRSGRLARISQSNIRPFGSNGGGATNSYGPGTHPMSGAEPCSPTKKEKHRFEITKKLGSGTYGKVSLAYDHKFDREVAVKLIKKSAIESKADLVRIRREIRIMSALNHPNIIQIYEVFENKDKIILVMEYSSGGELYDYVSRCGSLPEAEARRIFRQITSAVLYCHKHRVAHRDLKLENILLDQNNNAKIADFGLSNYFADKNLLTTFCGSPLYASPEIINGTPYKGPEVDCWSLGILLYTLVYGSMPFDGRDFNRMVRQIKRGAYFEPETPSTASMLIRNMLRVNPERRATIFDIASHWWLNLEENMPVIQELPENQIIDHTPLTEREETMIVQDLADEQDVFMEFGHLSSETRRKIEDFRIRRKEAEEFNDNSPVKPPKARKTDELTGKISKEQPEEMKSAEKSLRGVKEEKEKPKVVDPNDPLERLRQIENRLGQNKKDKEAAKTSARVETVKLKEVKKEKSPEQQPEDPKTARGTSKPADSRAPSFVPVKDRPETSEPERPRTRPHLTASAYRIETDSLNMLMNQVLEQMEKGPVNLNIIARIKAHPLYDTRPMVKELLESIIAAQPEPVQKQTSKVVEQQTFSRQNTLTRKKKEDPLEEEIPEVPSPSRKMKERPWHSVEVGFDPDEEPEHDRMQESIASNATEVTVQDTSFEDDSSDEEERKKTPVASTPKTPVLIVEKQESSTNAEDEESDEGDDYSDAEMEELADEVDKKGPSDSKLAPVVENLEANPPPDPSSSPQFLDAFDRGLIKRQSKGKYQHTLINNYGRGVSTECESPTQQRKFFGGPQPSAELSPFLFDKAKEILQTYPNNKLDARGIDVELRRKLRMEKVKADLLKQPKDGDKPRNSYVGSVPPRSPPPIVVKSDGEELDDEEEEEEDEEEIEETDSEEGSDFENFKPKRPIIAAVRRDDGAVVPVIHQTTRPAVVSPNSQNPRYQVASPKTSTVIQATPEKVPVAGTSAKYLVTVAELKLKPTDKKEEAQLKEQLKDSEINSERKTSQTNLLFRPSAYRESDLYRRINAALERPSVDPYDDRAFSPLSTDPFYSHHSSGSAAPSALGYVRPRYHDDSYRTHRDSDYRPMSPTSRYTAAVTRDDRGKSTSYDPHETTRPSYDRGYITSSNASPSYTRKFEHEQPTLNSWANDRKFEVYKTRAERDAERNTYHPTGTTGASSYRPSSYYTSASDRPVTGLRRPEESYTSSTNYGRYDGRSTTPSNDQYAISTALAENQASSMNNRFRPTARRVASAMTDADRRNYHRSRSMDRNKVDYEYGSNLLNRLTTPDSHGDYSYVNYHDSSNGRSNITLEKDGQPRSILKNKQSADIEPRVESSYEPSNGVRSHEFLDQLLSMRFILQVFERLRRHLSLEKSVSPQRQNTSFYGRQLRVASVGPHSRNIDSTSSALDNPKKKRSLLSFNRRKTSEVRMGADGKLVTNGYDSTPSSRDFKRPSSPIDRIKSLFRKNESSGTGHSDYYNSSRNYTSSNPVSTTREPYVAQYRKYPGSTSRDTSSALNRYSYTPGLTDQRRHWYDDPNIY
- the unc-82 gene encoding Protein kinase domain-containing protein (Confirmed by transcript evidence), with protein sequence MPVGNSGSRSGRLARISQSNIRPFGSNGGGATNSYGPGTHPMSGAEPCSPTKKEKHRFEITKKLGSGTYGKVSLAYDHKFDREVAVKLIKKSAIESKADLVRIRREIRIMSALNHPNIIQIYEVFENKDKIILVMEYSSGGELYDYVSRCGSLPEAEARRIFRQITSAVLYCHKHRVAHRDLKLENILLDQNNNAKIADFGLSNYFADKNLLTTFCGSPLYASPEIINGTPYKGPEVDCWSLGILLYTLVYGSMPFDGRDFNRMVRQIKRGAYFEPETPSTASMLIRNMLRVNPERRATIFDIASHWWLNLEENMPVIQELPENQIIDHTPLTEREETMIVQDLADEQDVFMEFGHLSSETRRKIEDFRIRRKEAEEFNDNSPVKPPKARKTDELTGKISKEQPEEMKSAEKSLRGVKEEKEKPKVVDPNDPLERLRQIENRLGQNKKDKEAAKTSARVETVKLKEVKKEKSPEQQPEDPKTARGTSKPADSRAPSFVPVKDRPETSEPERPRTRPHLTASAYRIETDSLNMLMNQVLEQMEKGPVNLNIIARIKAHPLYDTRPMVKELLESIIAAQPEPVQKQTSKVVEQQTFSRQNTLTRKKKEDPLEEEIPEVPSPSRKMKERPWHSVEVGFDPDEEPEHDRMQESIASNATEVTVQDTSFEDDSSDEEERKKTPVASTPKTPVLIVEKQESSTNAEDEESDEGDDYSDAEMEELADEVDKKGPSDSKLAPVVENLEANPPPDPSSSPQFLDAFDRGLIKRQSKGKYQAKEILQTYPNNKLDARGIDVELRRKLRMEKVKADLLKQPKDGDKPRNSYVGSVPPRSPPPIVVKSDGEELDDEEEEEEDEEEIEETDSEEGSDFENFKPKRPIIAAVRRDDGAVVPVIHQTTRPAVVSPNSQNPRYQVASPKTSTVIQATPEKVPVAGTSAKYLVTVAELKLKPTDKKEEAQLKEQLKDSEINSERKVTKGAAPSTISQDSDGKDTFESASAYIRRKNRERRQRNRTIGTAEEALRALERPSVDPYDDRAFSPLSTDPFYSHHSSGSAAPSALGYVRPRYHDDSYRTHRDSDYRPMSPTSRYTAAVTRDDRGKSTSYDPHETTRPSYDRGYITSSNASPSYTRKFEHEQPTLNSWANDRKFEVYKTRAERDAERNTYHPTGTTGASSYRPSSYYTSASDRPVTGLRRPEESYTSSTNYGRYDGRSTTPSNDQYAISTALAENQASSMNNRFRPTARRVASAMTDADRRNYHRSRSMDRNKVDYEYGSNLLNRLTTPDSHGDYSYVNYHDSSNGRSNITLEKDGQPRSILKNKQSADIEPRVESSYEPSNGVRSVASVGPHSRNIDSTSSALDNPKKKRSLLSFNRRKTSEVRMGADGKLVTNGYDSTPSSRDFKRPSSPIDRIKSLFRKNESSGTGHSDYYNSSRNYTSSNPVSTTREPYVAQYRKYPGSTSRDTSSALNRYSYTPGLTDQRRHWYDDPNIY